A stretch of the Ischnura elegans chromosome 5, ioIscEleg1.1, whole genome shotgun sequence genome encodes the following:
- the LOC124158724 gene encoding epsilon-sarcoglycan isoform X4: MFCKMDIILLLISAFGLCISNAQAENVHMTTVFVLPIEPSMFNWTLNGNGDHFSYRPSLLNAPDLPPWIHYVYSNRHQSGFLYGVPPRDQPGVELQIVGLNRKTYETRTHVVHVNVIEKPDPSRFDVAMKIDNLNVEDLFDTARLNRLLDVFRKRLWRESSLDLHLTFLASAVYLGARRPLRPTEEEGVVLRVGSAHPFSVALLELQEEVRPLWRVGPSCPRDFKRTTVDRLFREEGFALDWCAFRLLEEDWDRADDPTSQPSPSSPRRPAASVGVANSKGGNGQAWNGIMNVGDEGFGFREERDEDVWMVVPSKQGVPQRSYAKEFIFSILVPTLALLVLVVILSLLLCFHHEGMYLFCVLEN, translated from the exons ATGTTTTGTAAAATGGATATCATCCTCCTCTTGATATCAGCTTTTGGCTTGTGCATTTCCAATGCTCAAGCGGAGAATGTTCATATGACGACTGTGTTTGTTTTGCCCATTGAACCATCCATGTTTAACTGGACATTAAATG GAAATGGAGACCATTTTTCCTATAGACCATCTCTTTTAAACGCCCCTGACCTACCTCCCTGGATTCATTACGTTTACAGCAACAGACATCAATCTGGATTTTTATATGGAGTACCTCCGCGAGACCAGCCTGGGGTGGAG TTGCAGATTGTAGGACTCAATAGAAAAACCTATGAAACACGGACGCATGTTGTTCATGTGAATGTCATAGAAAAGCCAG ATCCTTCCAGGTTTGATGTGGCAATGAAAATAGATAACTTAAATGTAGAGGATTTATTTGATACTGCAAGATTGAACAGACTTCTGGATGTGTTCCGTAAAAGGCTCTGGAGAGAGAGCAGTCTTGATCTTCATCTCACATTTCTGGCCTCAGCAGTGTATCTTGGAGCAAGACGCCCTCTGCGCCCCACTGAAGAGGAAGG TGTGGTTCTCAGAGTCGGAAGTGCTCATCCATTTTCTGTAGCACTGCTAGAACTACAAGAGGAAGTTCGACCTTTGTGGAGAGTTGGCCCTTCGTGCCCTAGAGACTTCAAACGCACAACTGTGGACAGACTGTTCAGAGAAGAAGGCTTTGCTCTGGATTGGTGTGCTTTTCGCTTG CTGGAAGAAGACTGGGATCGAGCAGATGACCCAACCAGTCAGCCCAGCCCGTCCTCCCCTCGACGGCCTGCTGCATCTGTTGGTGTGGCCAACTCCAAGGGTGGGAATGGTCAAGCATGGAATGGGATCATGAATGTTGGAGATGAAGGCTTTGGTTTCAGGGAGGAGAGGGATGAAGATGTTTGGATGGTGGTGCCAAGCAAGCAAGGTGTTCCTCAGCGGAGCTATGCTAAAGAATTCATCTTTTCTATCCTCGTGCCCACCCTTGCTCTGTTGGTCCTGGTTGTCATCCTCTCCTTGCTGCTATGTTTCCACCATGAAGGCAT
- the LOC124158724 gene encoding epsilon-sarcoglycan isoform X3: MFCKMDIILLLISAFGLCISNAQAENVHMTTVFVLPIEPSMFNWTLNGNGDHFSYRPSLLNAPDLPPWIHYVYSNRHQSGFLYGVPPRDQPGVELQIVGLNRKTYETRTHVVHVNVIEKPDPSRFDVAMKIDNLNVEDLFDTARLNRLLDVFRKRLWRESSLDLHLTFLASAVYLGARRPLRPTEEEGVVLRVGSAHPFSVALLELQEEVRPLWRVGPSCPRDFKRTTVDRLFREEGFALDWCAFRLLEEDWDRADDPTSQPSPSSPRRPAASVGVANSKGGNGQAWNGIMNVGDEGFGFREERDEDVWMVVPSKQGVPQRSYAKEFIFSILVPTLALLVLVVILSLLLCFHHEGMDDVSSEYFESVFDIFEDYLRYLFCVLEN; encoded by the exons ATGTTTTGTAAAATGGATATCATCCTCCTCTTGATATCAGCTTTTGGCTTGTGCATTTCCAATGCTCAAGCGGAGAATGTTCATATGACGACTGTGTTTGTTTTGCCCATTGAACCATCCATGTTTAACTGGACATTAAATG GAAATGGAGACCATTTTTCCTATAGACCATCTCTTTTAAACGCCCCTGACCTACCTCCCTGGATTCATTACGTTTACAGCAACAGACATCAATCTGGATTTTTATATGGAGTACCTCCGCGAGACCAGCCTGGGGTGGAG TTGCAGATTGTAGGACTCAATAGAAAAACCTATGAAACACGGACGCATGTTGTTCATGTGAATGTCATAGAAAAGCCAG ATCCTTCCAGGTTTGATGTGGCAATGAAAATAGATAACTTAAATGTAGAGGATTTATTTGATACTGCAAGATTGAACAGACTTCTGGATGTGTTCCGTAAAAGGCTCTGGAGAGAGAGCAGTCTTGATCTTCATCTCACATTTCTGGCCTCAGCAGTGTATCTTGGAGCAAGACGCCCTCTGCGCCCCACTGAAGAGGAAGG TGTGGTTCTCAGAGTCGGAAGTGCTCATCCATTTTCTGTAGCACTGCTAGAACTACAAGAGGAAGTTCGACCTTTGTGGAGAGTTGGCCCTTCGTGCCCTAGAGACTTCAAACGCACAACTGTGGACAGACTGTTCAGAGAAGAAGGCTTTGCTCTGGATTGGTGTGCTTTTCGCTTG CTGGAAGAAGACTGGGATCGAGCAGATGACCCAACCAGTCAGCCCAGCCCGTCCTCCCCTCGACGGCCTGCTGCATCTGTTGGTGTGGCCAACTCCAAGGGTGGGAATGGTCAAGCATGGAATGGGATCATGAATGTTGGAGATGAAGGCTTTGGTTTCAGGGAGGAGAGGGATGAAGATGTTTGGATGGTGGTGCCAAGCAAGCAAGGTGTTCCTCAGCGGAGCTATGCTAAAGAATTCATCTTTTCTATCCTCGTGCCCACCCTTGCTCTGTTGGTCCTGGTTGTCATCCTCTCCTTGCTGCTATGTTTCCACCATGAAGGCAT